The Lycium ferocissimum isolate CSIRO_LF1 chromosome 10, AGI_CSIRO_Lferr_CH_V1, whole genome shotgun sequence genome window below encodes:
- the LOC132033554 gene encoding protein DETOXIFICATION 48-like translates to MCNPKPSSPSSFVSTEKVHFVNSHKPMDFQVDDEEELLHRWPTPTEAFEEIKEIGKIAGPTVLTGLVLYSRSMISMLFLGYLGELELAGGSLSIGFANITGYSVISGLAMGMEPICGQAYGAKQMKLLGITLQRTVLLLLSTSIPISFMWLNMKRILLWCGQDEDISTMAHTFIVFAIPDLFFLSLLHPLRIYLRTQNITLPLTYCSLISVLLHVPLNFLLVRYFNLGIAGVALAMVWTNLNLFLLLCSFIYFSGVYKDSWVVPSMDCVRGWSSLLALAIPTCVSVCLEWWWYEFMILLCGLLANPKATIASMGILIQTTSLVYVFPSSLSLGVSTRVGNELGANRPARARISMIVSLFCAVALGLGAMLFTTLMRHKWGSFFTNDVEILKLTSIALPIVGLCELGNCPQTTGCGVLRGSARPTIGANINLGSFYLVGMPVAMLLGFIFKKGFAGLWIGLLAAQASCAILMLYVLCKTDWKVQVERSKQLTQSTSSCAASLPVTMPKKKRANNNNLEEMLCNKEEDDLMKSAAPSLDTDPLLPSTTT, encoded by the exons ATGTGCAACCCAAAGCCTTCTTCTCCATCCTCCTTTGTCTCCACTGAAAAAGTCCATTTTGTGAACTCACACAAACCAATGGAttttcaagttgatgatgaagaagaactACTTCATAGATGGCCAACCCCAACTgag GCTTTTGAAGAAATCAAAGAAATAGGGAAGATTGCAGGACCAACAGTACTCACAGGGCTGGTACTCTATTCAAGATCCATGATCTCCATGCTATTTCTTGGATATTTAGGTGAACTTGAGCTAGCTGGAGGCTCTCTTTCTATAGGCTTTGCTAATATCACTGGCTACTCTGTAATCTCTGGCTTGGCTATGGGAATGGAACCAATTTGTGGACAAGCTTATGGTGCTAAACAAATGAAACTTCTTGGAATAACCCTTCAAAGAACAGTCCTTCTCCTCCTTTCCACTTCAATCCCTATCTCTTTCATGTGGCTAAACATGAAAAGAATCCTTTTATGGTGTGGCCAAGATGAAGATATTTCAACTATGGCCCATACTTTCATTGTCTTTGCAATCCCTGacctttttttcctctctttgctACATCCCCTGAGGATTTACCTAAGGACACAAAATATTACATTGCCCTTAACTTATTGTTCTCTTATTTCAGTACTTCTTCATGTCCCACTCAACTTCCTCCTCGTGCGATATTTTAATTTGGGCATTGCTGGCGTCGCGCTAGCAATGGTGTGGACAAATTTGAACCTTTTCCTTTTACTCTGCTCATTTATTTACTTTTCCGGTGTATATAAAGATTCTTGGGTTGTTCCTAGCATGGATTGTGTTCGTGGTTGGTCCTCTTTATTGGCTTTAGCAATTCCCACGTGTGTCTCCGTTTGCCTCGAGTGGTGGTGGTATGaatttatgatattgttatgtgggcttTTGGCAAATCCCAAAGCTACAATTGCTTCTATGGGGATTCTCATCCAAACAACTTCTTTAGTATACGTCTTCCCATCTTCCCTAAGCCTTGGTGTCTCGACTCGTGTTGGGAATGAGCTTGGCGCGAACCGGCCTGCTAGGGCCCGAATTTCGATGATCGTGTCGCTTTTTTGTGCCGTGGCATTGGGTTTAGGGGCAATGTTGTTTACAACTTTGATGAGGCACAAATGGGGTTCTTTTTTCACTAATGATGTGGAGATTCTTAAGTTAACTTCAATTGCATTGCCTATTGTAGGGCTTTGTGAGTTGGGAAATTGTCCACAAACCACAGGTTGTGGGGTGCTGAGAGGAAGTGCAAGGCCTACAATTGGTGCAAATATTAATTTGGGCTCATTTTATTTAGTGGGAATGCCAGTAGCTATGCTTCTTggatttatatttaaaaagggGTTTGCTGGATTATGGATTGGGTTGCTTGCAGCACAGGCCTCATGTGCAATTCTCATGCTATATGTGTTGTGCAAAACTGATTGGAAAGTTCAAGTGGAAAGATCAAAACAACTAACACAATCAACTTCTTCTTGTGCTGCTTCTTTGCCAGTGACAATGCCTAAGAAAAAGAGGGCAAACAATAATAATCTTGAAGAGATGTTGTGCAATAAAGAGGAAGATGATTTGATGAAATCAGCAGCTCCTTCACTTGACACAGACCCTCTCCTACCTTCCACTACTACTTAA